A single genomic interval of Caballeronia sp. NK8 harbors:
- a CDS encoding PQQ-binding-like beta-propeller repeat protein — MKGHLSVGVIAVAFAVAVAAVIGGCSGGSSNSDTTSTSGGAAAASSPSAASSPASAASGPSAASSGGAASAPSNASSPTTSTPSASTPVDVTTYHNDILRTAQQLNETKLTPANVKASTFGKLGFYTVDGAVDAQPLYLGSVPIAGGTHNVLYVVTENASVYAFDADTGTVLWRVSTLLAGEVPSDDHGCNQTTPTIGITATPVIDRTRGPNGAMYVVGMSRDSGGAYHQRVHAIDIATGAELFGGPTEITASYPGTGSGSVNGVVPFTPGQYIERASLLLLNGVVYTAWSSHCDVLPYTGWVIGYSADTLKQTGVVNVTPNGEMGGIWMSGAGLASDGTSIYFLDGNGTFDPTTNAQEMPNKGDFGNGFLKVTPTPTLQVTDYFEPSDTVQQSSADLDLGSGGVLVLPDLTDINGNVRHLAIGGGKTRALYIVNRDSMGKFDSNGDHIYQELFSTITGPMFSAPAFYNNTIYVGPAGDHLKALPVVNAVVATTASSQSQSPAGNWSFPGFAPVISASGNTNGIVWGVENVTPAVLHAYDASNLAIELYSSNSAGSRDQFGPGNKFISPTIANGKVFVGTKTGVAVFGLL, encoded by the coding sequence ATGAAAGGGCACTTATCGGTTGGCGTGATCGCAGTCGCTTTTGCAGTCGCCGTCGCGGCGGTCATCGGTGGCTGCAGCGGCGGTAGTTCGAATTCCGATACCACCTCGACGAGCGGCGGCGCCGCTGCTGCATCGAGTCCTTCGGCGGCATCGAGTCCTGCGTCGGCGGCATCGGGCCCGTCGGCGGCATCGTCGGGCGGCGCTGCGAGCGCGCCTTCCAACGCAAGCTCGCCCACGACCAGCACGCCGTCCGCATCGACGCCGGTGGACGTCACCACGTATCACAACGACATCCTCCGCACCGCGCAGCAACTCAACGAAACGAAGCTCACGCCCGCCAACGTCAAGGCGTCGACGTTCGGCAAGCTCGGTTTCTATACCGTCGATGGCGCCGTCGATGCACAGCCGCTCTATCTCGGCAGCGTGCCGATAGCGGGCGGCACGCATAACGTGCTGTATGTCGTGACCGAGAACGCGAGCGTCTATGCGTTCGACGCCGACACGGGCACCGTGCTCTGGCGCGTCTCCACCTTGCTCGCGGGCGAAGTGCCCAGCGACGATCACGGCTGCAACCAGACTACGCCGACCATCGGCATCACGGCGACGCCCGTCATCGACCGCACGCGCGGGCCGAATGGCGCGATGTATGTCGTCGGCATGTCGAGAGACAGCGGCGGCGCGTATCACCAGCGCGTTCACGCGATCGACATCGCGACCGGCGCCGAACTCTTCGGCGGCCCGACGGAAATCACCGCGTCGTATCCCGGCACCGGCTCGGGCAGCGTGAACGGCGTCGTGCCTTTCACGCCGGGTCAGTACATCGAGCGCGCTTCGCTGCTATTGCTCAACGGCGTTGTCTATACGGCGTGGAGCTCGCATTGCGACGTGTTGCCTTACACCGGCTGGGTCATCGGCTACAGCGCCGATACGCTCAAGCAGACCGGCGTCGTCAACGTCACGCCGAACGGCGAGATGGGCGGCATCTGGATGAGCGGCGCGGGTCTTGCATCGGATGGCACGTCGATCTATTTCCTCGATGGCAACGGCACGTTCGACCCGACCACCAACGCGCAGGAAATGCCCAACAAGGGCGACTTCGGCAACGGCTTCCTTAAGGTCACGCCGACGCCCACGCTCCAGGTGACCGACTACTTCGAGCCATCGGACACCGTGCAGCAATCGAGCGCCGACCTCGATCTCGGCTCCGGCGGCGTGCTGGTGCTGCCCGATCTCACCGATATCAACGGCAACGTCCGGCATCTCGCGATAGGCGGCGGCAAGACGCGCGCGCTCTACATCGTGAATCGCGACTCGATGGGCAAGTTCGATTCGAACGGCGATCACATTTATCAGGAGTTGTTCTCGACGATCACCGGACCGATGTTCAGCGCGCCCGCGTTCTACAACAACACGATCTACGTCGGCCCGGCGGGCGATCACCTGAAGGCGCTGCCGGTCGTGAACGCGGTGGTGGCGACCACGGCGTCGAGTCAGAGCCAGAGTCCGGCGGGCAACTGGAGCTTTCCGGGCTTCGCGCCCGTTATCTCCGCGAGCGGCAACACGAACGGCATCGTATGGGGCGTGGAGAACGTGACGCCCGCCGTGCTGCACGCGTATGACGCGAGCAATCTCGCGATCGAGCTGTACAGCAGCAATTCGGCGGGATCGCGCGATCAGTTCGGACCGGGCAACAAGTTCATCTCGCCGACGATCGCCAATGGCAAGGTCTTCGTGGGCACGAAGACGGGCGTCGCCGTGTTCGGCCTGCTATGA
- a CDS encoding DUF1488 domain-containing protein encodes MIITFPSQTPVYQGDVPSLTFAAVADGEHVECTISAEALEDHFGAASWREEDLQQAFESHRSSIEGAAEHVLSRVGGTSVMLRSGFFRFREARAQTSSSRT; translated from the coding sequence ATGATCATCACGTTTCCGAGTCAGACGCCTGTCTATCAGGGCGATGTCCCTTCGCTCACGTTCGCCGCCGTCGCCGATGGCGAGCACGTGGAATGCACCATTTCGGCCGAGGCGCTGGAAGACCACTTCGGCGCGGCGTCCTGGCGCGAGGAGGATTTGCAGCAGGCCTTCGAGAGCCATCGCTCGTCGATCGAAGGCGCCGCCGAACATGTGCTGAGCCGCGTCGGCGGGACCTCGGTCATGCTGCGCAGCGGATTCTTCCGGTTTCGCGAGGCGCGCGCTCAGACTTCTTCGAGCCGCACCTGA
- a CDS encoding universal stress protein encodes MYRNIMVALDGSECAQRALDEAIRIGARASVRVVLVIDSAALSSYPAQYRVTVREEGGQALEIAYARLVDAGIECETEMVETRNVTDTIAKCLQRRAVAMAADLVVMGTHGRTGLQRLALGSVAEAFVRRATCPVLLTRASPAPTPPS; translated from the coding sequence ATGTACCGCAATATCATGGTGGCGCTCGATGGCAGTGAATGCGCTCAGCGCGCGCTGGACGAGGCGATTCGCATTGGCGCGCGCGCCAGTGTGCGCGTCGTGCTCGTGATCGACAGCGCGGCGCTTTCATCGTATCCGGCGCAGTATCGCGTGACGGTTCGCGAGGAAGGCGGGCAAGCGCTGGAGATCGCGTATGCGCGTCTCGTCGATGCGGGCATCGAATGTGAAACGGAAATGGTCGAAACCCGCAACGTGACCGACACGATCGCGAAATGTCTGCAACGCCGCGCGGTCGCCATGGCCGCCGATCTCGTGGTGATGGGCACGCACGGCCGCACCGGACTGCAACGGCTCGCGCTCGGCAGCGTCGCGGAAGCGTTCGTGCGGCGCGCTACGTGTCCGGTGTTGCTCACGCGCGCTTCACCCGCGCCGACACCGCCTTCGTGA
- a CDS encoding MFS transporter, which translates to MRQIDVQKLCDEARFGKFHVLLLFWCALIIIFDGYDLAVVGIALPSIMKDMGVQATSAGFMVSSALLGMMIGAVFLGTIADRIGRVPAIVICLLLFSVFTAAAGLTHDPVMFGIARFLAGLGIGGVMPNVVAQMTEYSPRKIRSTMVTVMFSGYSVGGMLAALVGKAMIERYGWQSVFIAAGVPALLAPVILKYMPESLAFLVRNKRAESLKEILPRIDPSYVPQQADGFSLSDREAAPGSTITRLFADGRGLSTVMLWIAFFMCLFMVYALSSWLTKLMANAGHSLGSALTFVLVLNFGAMIGAIGGGWLADRFNIKHVLIAMYALAAISISLLGVKVPVGVLFFLVGLAGASTIGTQIVTYAFAGQFYPTAIRSTGIGWASGIGRSGAILAPIVIGLLVSRALPLQQNFIAIAIPGVIAMLAVCLINVRRPRQDAIAVVRAEADPA; encoded by the coding sequence ATGCGTCAAATCGACGTTCAAAAGTTATGCGACGAAGCCAGGTTCGGGAAGTTTCATGTGCTGCTTCTTTTCTGGTGCGCGCTGATCATTATTTTCGACGGATACGATCTCGCCGTTGTCGGCATCGCGCTGCCATCGATCATGAAGGACATGGGCGTGCAGGCGACGAGCGCCGGATTCATGGTGAGTTCGGCCTTGCTCGGCATGATGATCGGCGCGGTGTTTCTTGGAACGATCGCCGACAGAATCGGCCGCGTGCCGGCCATCGTGATCTGTCTTCTGCTTTTCAGCGTATTCACCGCCGCGGCGGGTCTGACACACGATCCGGTGATGTTCGGCATTGCGCGCTTTCTGGCGGGACTGGGAATCGGCGGAGTGATGCCTAACGTCGTGGCGCAGATGACCGAGTATTCGCCGCGCAAGATTCGCAGCACGATGGTCACGGTGATGTTCAGTGGATACTCTGTCGGCGGCATGCTTGCGGCGCTCGTCGGCAAGGCGATGATCGAGCGTTATGGCTGGCAATCCGTGTTCATCGCGGCGGGCGTGCCCGCGCTGCTCGCGCCCGTGATCCTGAAGTACATGCCCGAGTCGCTCGCGTTTCTGGTTCGAAACAAGCGCGCGGAAAGCCTGAAGGAGATTCTTCCTCGCATCGATCCGTCGTACGTCCCGCAACAAGCCGATGGCTTTTCACTGTCCGACCGTGAAGCCGCGCCCGGCTCGACCATCACGCGGCTGTTCGCGGACGGCCGCGGTTTGAGCACGGTCATGTTGTGGATCGCGTTCTTCATGTGCCTGTTCATGGTCTACGCGCTGAGCTCGTGGCTGACGAAACTCATGGCGAACGCCGGACACAGCCTCGGCTCCGCGCTCACGTTCGTGCTCGTGCTGAACTTCGGTGCGATGATCGGCGCGATCGGCGGCGGATGGCTCGCCGACCGTTTCAACATCAAGCACGTGCTGATTGCGATGTACGCGCTCGCGGCCATCTCCATCAGCCTGCTGGGCGTGAAGGTGCCGGTTGGCGTGCTGTTCTTCCTGGTCGGGCTGGCGGGCGCATCGACGATCGGTACGCAGATCGTCACCTACGCTTTTGCCGGACAGTTCTATCCGACGGCGATTCGATCGACGGGCATCGGCTGGGCATCGGGGATCGGGCGCAGCGGCGCGATTCTCGCACCCATCGTGATCGGCTTGCTCGTGAGCAGGGCGTTGCCGCTTCAGCAGAACTTCATCGCCATCGCCATTCCCGGCGTCATCGCGATGCTGGCGGTCTGCCTGATCAACGTGCGTCGTCCTCGACAGGATGCAATCGCCGTCGTGCGTGCGGAAGCCGATCCGGCGTAA
- a CDS encoding LysR family transcriptional regulator, whose protein sequence is MSTDLNLIRTFVAIYETRSVSAAAKRLSITQPSVSYSLTRLRDLLHDPLFTRTRDGMVPTFNATQLFNSFKGALESIEAAIAATRKFDPTQSERSFRLALSDLGELSFLPLLVREFQTVAPSVGLEVVQIDSGLIAEWLQTGYVDAAVGNLQFVGGQVRKSTLFSESYSCLLSASHPVIGESLSLEDYVGANHVVVAPFTGHHLVEDVMSEMGLSRKIVLRVPHFTSLFSAVASTDLLLTLPTRIARAFAGEGRLRVLPLPFPTPTFEVNLYWYPHAEDSAAQQWLCDTVKRTLSQV, encoded by the coding sequence ATGAGCACGGACCTCAATCTGATACGAACATTCGTCGCGATCTATGAAACGCGCAGCGTCAGCGCGGCGGCGAAGCGTCTGAGCATCACGCAGCCATCGGTGAGCTATTCGTTGACGCGACTGAGAGACCTGCTGCACGATCCGCTGTTCACGCGCACGCGCGACGGCATGGTGCCGACCTTCAACGCCACGCAACTCTTCAACTCATTCAAGGGCGCGCTGGAAAGCATCGAGGCGGCCATTGCCGCCACCCGCAAATTCGACCCGACGCAATCGGAGCGCTCGTTCAGACTCGCGCTCTCCGATCTCGGCGAGCTGTCGTTTCTGCCTCTTCTGGTGCGCGAGTTTCAGACGGTTGCGCCCTCGGTCGGGCTGGAGGTCGTGCAGATCGACAGCGGCTTGATCGCGGAGTGGTTGCAGACCGGCTATGTTGATGCCGCAGTGGGCAATCTGCAATTCGTCGGCGGTCAGGTGAGAAAGTCGACGCTGTTCAGCGAAAGTTATTCGTGTCTTCTCAGCGCGTCGCATCCTGTCATCGGAGAGAGTTTGAGTCTCGAAGATTATGTGGGCGCGAATCATGTGGTCGTCGCGCCTTTCACAGGACATCATCTCGTCGAAGACGTGATGAGCGAAATGGGTTTGAGCCGGAAAATCGTTTTGCGCGTACCGCACTTCACGAGTCTCTTTTCCGCGGTCGCCTCCACCGATCTCCTGCTCACGCTGCCCACGCGTATCGCGCGGGCGTTCGCGGGCGAAGGCCGGCTGCGGGTATTGCCGCTTCCGTTCCCGACACCCACGTTCGAAGTCAATCTGTACTGGTATCCGCACGCGGAAGATTCCGCCGCGCAGCAGTGGCTCTGCGACACGGTCAAGCGGACACTGAGCCAGGTTTGA
- the mdlC gene encoding benzoylformate decarboxylase, whose amino-acid sequence MKTIHQACYDILRNQGLTTFFGNPGSNELPFLKDFPDDFRYILGLHEGAVVGMADGYAQATGRPTLVNLHSAAGTGNAMGALANAWNSHSPLVITAGQQVRAMVGVEALLANVDAATLPRPLVKWSCEPSCAQEVPLALSRAIHTAGSGAKGPVYLSVPYDDWKQEAAAGVDHLASRRVDVAGLPSAATIDALAGTLEQAKNPVMVLGPDVDASEANTLAVSIAEKLAMPVWMAPSAPRCSFPTAHACFRGLLPAGIASISGLLEGHDLVLVVGAPVFRYHQYEPGEFLPPGARLIAITCDINEATRAPMGDAIVADIASTLDALNGAISRTHRPMPVALRRPEPAPEEAGRLAPERVFDILDEMAPRNAIYVNESTSTTNLMWQRLRMTEPGSYYFAAAGGLGFALPAAVGIQLAKPERRVIGVIGDGSANYGIQALWTAARYDIPAIFIIMKNGTYGALRWFAGVLHADNVPGLDVPGLDFCALARGYGVEALHADSGASLTAALRQALAGNKPVLIEVETRVS is encoded by the coding sequence ATGAAGACGATCCATCAAGCTTGTTACGACATTCTCCGCAACCAGGGACTGACGACTTTCTTCGGCAATCCCGGCTCGAACGAGTTGCCCTTTTTAAAAGACTTCCCTGACGATTTCCGCTACATCCTCGGCTTGCACGAAGGCGCGGTTGTCGGAATGGCCGACGGCTACGCTCAGGCGACCGGCCGCCCCACGCTCGTGAATCTGCATTCGGCGGCAGGCACCGGCAACGCGATGGGCGCGCTCGCGAATGCATGGAATTCGCACTCGCCGCTCGTCATCACGGCGGGACAGCAGGTTCGCGCGATGGTCGGGGTCGAGGCGCTGCTCGCCAACGTGGATGCCGCCACGCTGCCACGCCCGCTCGTGAAGTGGAGTTGCGAACCGTCATGCGCGCAGGAGGTTCCGCTCGCGCTCAGTCGAGCCATTCATACCGCCGGTTCTGGCGCGAAAGGACCGGTGTATCTCTCCGTTCCCTACGATGACTGGAAACAGGAGGCCGCTGCGGGCGTCGACCATCTCGCGAGCCGGCGTGTCGACGTGGCGGGACTTCCTTCCGCCGCGACGATCGACGCGCTCGCTGGCACGCTCGAACAGGCGAAGAATCCTGTGATGGTGCTCGGACCGGACGTCGATGCGAGCGAGGCCAACACCCTTGCCGTGTCGATTGCCGAAAAGCTCGCGATGCCGGTGTGGATGGCGCCGTCGGCGCCGCGCTGTTCGTTTCCGACGGCGCATGCCTGCTTCCGCGGCCTGTTGCCCGCGGGCATCGCGAGCATCAGCGGATTGCTGGAAGGCCACGATCTCGTGCTGGTCGTCGGCGCGCCGGTGTTCAGATATCACCAGTACGAACCCGGCGAATTTCTGCCACCGGGCGCGCGCCTGATCGCCATTACCTGCGATATCAACGAAGCCACGCGCGCGCCCATGGGCGATGCGATCGTCGCGGACATCGCGTCGACGCTCGACGCCTTGAACGGCGCCATCTCCAGAACGCATCGTCCGATGCCAGTCGCGCTGCGCCGGCCAGAACCCGCGCCCGAGGAAGCCGGACGGCTCGCGCCGGAACGCGTGTTCGACATTCTCGATGAAATGGCGCCGCGCAACGCGATCTATGTGAACGAGTCGACATCGACGACGAACCTGATGTGGCAACGCCTGCGCATGACAGAACCGGGAAGCTACTACTTCGCCGCAGCGGGCGGACTCGGCTTCGCGCTGCCTGCAGCGGTCGGCATTCAACTGGCGAAGCCCGAACGTCGCGTCATCGGCGTGATCGGCGACGGCTCCGCGAACTATGGCATTCAGGCTCTGTGGACGGCGGCCCGGTACGACATTCCTGCCATCTTCATCATCATGAAGAACGGCACGTATGGTGCGCTGCGCTGGTTCGCAGGCGTGCTGCACGCGGACAACGTGCCCGGTCTCGACGTTCCCGGCCTGGACTTCTGCGCGCTTGCGCGTGGCTATGGCGTCGAGGCGTTGCACGCGGATTCGGGCGCATCGCTGACGGCGGCGCTACGTCAGGCGCTTGCCGGCAATAAGCCCGTGCTGATCGAAGTCGAGACGCGCGTGTCATGA
- a CDS encoding alpha-hydroxy-acid oxidizing protein: protein MKKLVNVADFRDRAKARLPRIVFDYLEGGAEDEIGLRHNQDVFRRVRFQPRRLVDVSARSTQTTVLGKPMSAPLVIGPTGLNGIFWPKGDLALARAAGNFGIPFALSTASTSSIEDVAKAATGELWFQLYVVHRKLAELLVRRALNAGYTTLILTTDVGVNGKRERDLRNGFGLPMRYTAKTILDGLLHPRWSFDLVREGMPQLANFASQDVQDTELQAALMSRQMDASFAWDDLKWLRDLWPHALFIKGISRVEDARRCIALGADGVILSNHGGRQLDSAIAPLEILNDTARSIDAPVFIDSGIRRGSDVVKAIALGARAVLLGRATLYGLAADGEAGVDAVLDLLKSEIDTTLAQIGCPSVQQLGREFIWDGVDRKEVVDTSTMPESI from the coding sequence ATGAAAAAGCTCGTGAATGTCGCGGACTTTCGCGATCGTGCCAAGGCCCGGCTTCCGCGCATCGTGTTCGATTATCTCGAAGGCGGCGCGGAAGATGAAATCGGTCTTCGTCACAATCAGGATGTGTTCAGGCGCGTCAGGTTTCAGCCGCGCAGGCTCGTCGACGTGAGCGCACGCAGCACGCAAACGACTGTTCTCGGCAAGCCGATGTCCGCGCCCCTCGTCATCGGACCGACGGGCCTGAACGGGATCTTCTGGCCAAAAGGCGATCTGGCGCTCGCGCGCGCAGCCGGCAATTTCGGTATTCCGTTTGCCTTGTCCACGGCATCGACTTCATCGATCGAGGACGTGGCGAAAGCCGCGACCGGCGAACTATGGTTCCAGCTTTATGTGGTGCATCGCAAGCTGGCGGAATTGCTGGTCAGGCGCGCGTTGAACGCCGGCTACACCACGCTGATCCTGACCACCGATGTGGGCGTCAACGGCAAACGGGAGCGAGACCTGAGAAACGGCTTCGGCCTGCCGATGCGCTATACCGCGAAGACGATTCTCGATGGCTTGCTGCATCCGCGCTGGTCCTTCGATCTCGTTCGGGAAGGCATGCCGCAACTCGCGAACTTCGCGAGTCAGGACGTGCAGGACACCGAGTTGCAGGCTGCCTTGATGAGCCGGCAAATGGACGCCAGCTTCGCATGGGACGATCTGAAATGGCTGCGCGATCTGTGGCCTCATGCGCTCTTCATCAAAGGCATCAGCCGGGTCGAAGACGCGCGACGCTGCATCGCGCTCGGCGCGGATGGGGTGATTCTCTCCAATCACGGCGGCCGGCAACTGGACAGCGCCATCGCACCGCTCGAGATCCTGAACGATACTGCGCGTAGCATCGACGCTCCCGTGTTCATCGATAGCGGCATCCGCCGTGGCTCGGACGTCGTCAAGGCCATCGCGCTGGGCGCGCGCGCGGTGCTGCTCGGCCGCGCGACGCTCTACGGCCTCGCCGCCGATGGCGAAGCAGGCGTCGATGCCGTGCTCGACCTGCTCAAGAGTGAAATCGACACGACGCTCGCCCAGATCGGCTGTCCATCCGTGCAGCAGCTCGGCCGCGAGTTCATCTGGGACGGCGTGGATCGGAAAGAAGTTGTCGACACAAGCACAATGCCCGAATCGATATAA
- a CDS encoding enolase C-terminal domain-like protein, whose amino-acid sequence MDQIRITGLRARAVNVPLPYPLKTASGTIATSPLVLIDLLTDANVTGHAYVFTYSPIALKPVQRLVEELEVAVKGLPLAPFEIDRAMNARFCLLGHTGLVRIATAGIDMAAWDAHAKAHRLPLVELLGGKARPIPAYDSHGMDDVELGTKRAQEAVEAGFGAIKTKVGYETLERDLQVVRAIRQVTGESVQLMVDFNQALSVPEGKRRGRALEAEGVAWIEEPTAQHDYAGHASIRAALNVPVQIGENWFGPEDMQKAIDSHACDLCMPDVMKIGGVTGWLKASALAEQHGLPMSSHIFQEFSAHLLAVTPTAHWLERMDLAGPILEPLLRFKDGRAHIGDEPGAGIRWREDAISRFLV is encoded by the coding sequence ATGGACCAAATCAGGATTACCGGACTGCGCGCGCGGGCGGTCAACGTGCCTCTGCCGTACCCGCTCAAAACGGCATCCGGCACGATCGCCACGTCGCCGCTCGTCTTGATCGACCTGCTGACCGACGCGAACGTGACGGGTCATGCCTACGTTTTCACGTATTCGCCGATTGCGCTGAAGCCGGTTCAGCGTCTGGTCGAAGAACTGGAAGTCGCCGTGAAGGGCTTGCCGCTTGCGCCTTTCGAGATCGACCGCGCGATGAACGCGCGATTCTGCCTGCTCGGCCATACGGGCCTCGTGCGTATCGCGACCGCCGGTATCGACATGGCCGCGTGGGACGCGCACGCCAAGGCGCATCGGTTGCCGCTCGTCGAACTGCTCGGCGGCAAGGCGCGCCCGATTCCCGCCTACGACAGCCACGGCATGGACGACGTCGAACTCGGCACGAAGCGCGCGCAAGAGGCCGTCGAAGCCGGCTTCGGGGCCATCAAGACAAAGGTGGGCTATGAGACGCTGGAGCGCGACCTGCAAGTTGTGCGCGCAATCCGGCAAGTGACGGGCGAGTCGGTTCAGCTCATGGTCGACTTCAATCAGGCGCTGTCCGTTCCAGAAGGGAAGCGCCGGGGCCGCGCGCTCGAAGCGGAAGGTGTCGCGTGGATCGAAGAACCCACCGCGCAGCACGACTACGCCGGACATGCGTCGATTCGGGCAGCGTTGAATGTTCCGGTGCAGATCGGCGAAAACTGGTTCGGTCCGGAAGACATGCAAAAGGCCATCGACAGTCATGCCTGCGATCTCTGCATGCCCGACGTGATGAAGATCGGAGGCGTGACGGGCTGGCTCAAAGCAAGCGCGCTCGCGGAACAACACGGTCTGCCCATGTCCAGCCATATTTTTCAGGAATTCAGCGCGCATCTGCTGGCGGTGACCCCGACCGCGCACTGGCTCGAACGCATGGACCTTGCCGGCCCAATTCTCGAACCGCTCCTTCGATTCAAGGACGGCAGAGCTCACATCGGCGATGAACCGGGCGCCGGCATTCGCTGGCGCGAGGACGCGATCAGCCGCTTCCTCGTGTAG
- a CDS encoding aromatic acid/H+ symport family MFS transporter has product MDHNAAAGDALYGTRLNSRHLMVMFWCSMLMLFDGYDLVIYGSILPQLMHDWQLAPVTAGFIGSSALFGMMVGALTLGSSSDRFGRRRIILLCLVVFGVAAFGNAFCTNTTEFTLCRFMTGVGLGGMVPNIVALMTEMSPRSKRNIMVTIMLSFFSVGGVIAALSGKAITPAFGWRANFLIAGIPLLFFPVFFKWLPESLSFLIAQKRFAQADPILRRYAPDFEGNASSLAITSDKEQHPRMRAFDLFAQGRALDTFLLWIAFGMCMLMVYGLNTWLPKLMAANGYSLGSSLTFLITLNVGAVVGGLFSGWMADRHGGKPTLVLYFAIAAVSIGLLGYRQSPFVLNLLLMAAGATTIGTLCIVHAFAAQLYPASIRSTGVGWAAAAGRFGAVAGPALGGYLLSQQFPITFNFLVFAVPGVVAAIAVLLISNRRARAEPHVRALAPHVE; this is encoded by the coding sequence ATGGACCATAACGCCGCCGCTGGCGACGCGCTGTACGGCACGCGCCTCAACTCCCGACATCTGATGGTCATGTTCTGGTGCTCGATGCTGATGCTCTTCGATGGCTACGATCTCGTGATCTACGGATCGATCCTGCCTCAACTGATGCACGACTGGCAGCTTGCTCCTGTCACGGCGGGTTTCATCGGCAGCAGCGCGCTGTTCGGCATGATGGTCGGCGCGCTGACGCTCGGCAGTTCCTCCGACCGATTCGGCCGTCGACGCATCATTCTGCTGTGTCTCGTGGTCTTCGGCGTGGCCGCTTTCGGGAATGCCTTCTGCACCAACACGACCGAATTCACGCTGTGCCGCTTCATGACCGGCGTCGGTCTCGGCGGCATGGTGCCGAATATCGTCGCGTTGATGACGGAGATGTCGCCGCGCAGCAAGCGCAATATCATGGTGACGATCATGCTCAGCTTCTTCTCGGTCGGCGGCGTGATCGCGGCGCTCTCCGGGAAGGCGATCACACCGGCCTTCGGATGGCGCGCCAACTTTCTCATCGCCGGCATTCCGCTGTTGTTCTTTCCCGTTTTCTTCAAGTGGCTGCCGGAGTCGCTGAGCTTTCTGATCGCGCAGAAGCGCTTCGCCCAGGCCGATCCCATTCTGCGACGCTACGCGCCGGACTTCGAGGGCAATGCCTCAAGCCTCGCTATAACTAGCGATAAGGAACAGCACCCGCGCATGCGCGCGTTCGATCTCTTCGCGCAAGGCCGGGCGCTCGACACCTTCCTGCTCTGGATCGCGTTCGGCATGTGCATGCTGATGGTGTACGGCCTGAACACCTGGTTGCCCAAGCTGATGGCCGCGAACGGCTATTCGCTGGGTTCGAGCCTCACGTTCCTGATTACCCTGAATGTCGGCGCGGTCGTCGGCGGGCTGTTCAGCGGCTGGATGGCGGACCGTCACGGCGGCAAGCCGACGCTGGTTCTGTACTTCGCGATAGCCGCCGTGTCCATTGGTCTGCTGGGGTACAGGCAATCGCCGTTCGTCCTGAATCTTCTTCTGATGGCGGCGGGCGCGACGACCATCGGAACGCTGTGCATCGTCCATGCGTTCGCGGCGCAACTCTATCCGGCGAGCATCCGTTCGACGGGCGTGGGCTGGGCCGCTGCCGCAGGACGGTTCGGCGCGGTCGCGGGCCCGGCCCTCGGCGGGTATCTGCTGAGCCAGCAGTTCCCGATCACATTCAACTTTCTCGTCTTCGCGGTTCCCGGGGTCGTGGCGGCCATTGCGGTGCTGCTGATTTCGAATCGCCGCGCGCGAGCGGAGCCCCACGTGCGAGCTCTTGCCCCTCACGTCGAATGA